The following is a genomic window from Segatella hominis.
ATGGAGAATCAGTTGAAAATGATACTCGCCATCGTTAATAATAAAGGTGGTGTTGGCAAGACAACTACTGTGCAGAATTTAGCTGCTGGTATGCTTCGTAAAAATAAGAAATTAAGGATCCTTGAGATAGATTTAGACCCTCAATGTAATCTTACATTGCTGAATCATGCACCAGAAGGTTGCGCTACGATTTTTGAGTCTATGGTTGAATGCAAGGGCATGCCGATTTATAAATCAGATATAGGTATTTATTATGTACCTGGTGCTGCTAAGATGCAAGATATTGATCCATTCCTTCAGAATACTGGTGCTCCTAGACAGGTTCTGGGAGCATGTATTAATAGCGATTGCGTAGATATGACAGGTGAAGGTATTAAAAATCCAATCGATTTTTTTGATTAT
Proteins encoded in this region:
- a CDS encoding ParA family protein, which produces MENQLKMILAIVNNKGGVGKTTTVQNLAAGMLRKNKKLRILEIDLDPQCNLTLLNHAPEGCATIFESMVECKGMPIYKSDIGIYYVPGAAKMQDIDPFLQNTGAPRQVLGACINSDCVDMTGEGIKNPIDFFDYIFIDCPPALSQSTYNAMVVASHLLVPVQMEGLSVNGLAAILDAMEEVKNGRFALNHDLELLGLLPVMVDERPRIVRQAIQYLKDTYGRKVIEHGIRRCIKVNEAQTEMTDLFHYAPYCTAANDYSEVIKEIFGI